The Stygiolobus azoricus genome window below encodes:
- a CDS encoding ATP-binding protein gives MNSRVFSPVLMAVGILILVNSLHIINISIIYLLLISGIVGILLLITTKLNYHKVKDVIVRAEVKGSIHRIKYNSKEFVYVSFKIIGKETGNQIDYSKEISQAIEVIKRHKERKVNVAILTTLDPFPGSGFIFYREVQNDYDETDFITQVLSLKNVVESIAPHISLEPVSINDSVFLPFPKVMGSVVFSGHIFYKRFSVEESDFLDYKYDIEIGKTIDNYQIPVGFLSSDVFKHIAIFGATGSGKTHTASVIAKELFDKGFNVVVLDWHGEYKNYLSDFNYYGKDNIIPLNPIAYEEQDTEDIIEITKEALELTEPQTFLMYLVLEQLKRVRRLDSTSLKLILESINAESYMIRDIKFALGRKLYVLTTPQGRKLFSIDGGDSFIDLGERLKGGNIIDLSTIYNIKLRRLYALYLMKFLFEYYQRFRDPDKKAVIIVEEAQNYFNGNNEILKRALQEIRKFNIGLCIVSQSPSSVDPEVMKNTSIKIIHSIKSNLDKKIISDSIGLDKEQINILDKLDIGEAVFIAPNIRKNILIKIKKIG, from the coding sequence ATGAATAGTAGAGTTTTTTCTCCAGTTCTTATGGCTGTGGGTATTCTAATTCTGGTTAATTCACTTCACATAATTAATATTTCAATAATTTATTTACTACTAATATCTGGAATTGTAGGTATTTTATTGCTAATTACAACTAAACTGAACTATCATAAGGTTAAAGACGTAATAGTTAGAGCCGAAGTTAAAGGCTCTATACATAGGATTAAGTACAACTCCAAGGAATTCGTTTACGTTTCATTTAAAATAATTGGTAAGGAGACGGGTAATCAGATCGACTACTCAAAAGAGATTTCCCAAGCTATAGAGGTTATTAAAAGGCATAAAGAACGTAAGGTTAATGTAGCTATTTTAACTACTCTAGACCCTTTTCCTGGAAGTGGATTCATTTTTTATAGAGAGGTTCAAAACGATTACGATGAGACAGACTTCATTACACAAGTTTTAAGTTTAAAAAATGTAGTAGAAAGCATTGCTCCTCATATCTCCTTAGAACCTGTATCCATTAACGATAGTGTTTTTTTGCCATTTCCTAAAGTGATGGGTAGTGTAGTCTTTTCAGGTCATATTTTTTATAAAAGATTTAGCGTTGAAGAATCCGATTTCTTGGATTATAAGTATGATATCGAGATAGGAAAAACGATAGATAATTATCAGATTCCTGTAGGGTTTTTGTCATCAGATGTGTTTAAACATATTGCAATATTTGGTGCTACTGGAAGTGGCAAAACACACACTGCTTCAGTGATAGCTAAGGAGTTATTTGATAAAGGATTTAATGTAGTAGTATTAGACTGGCATGGTGAATATAAGAATTACTTATCTGATTTTAACTACTATGGTAAAGATAATATTATTCCGCTTAATCCTATAGCTTATGAAGAGCAAGACACTGAAGATATAATAGAGATAACAAAAGAAGCACTAGAGTTAACCGAACCGCAGACATTTCTAATGTACTTGGTATTAGAGCAACTAAAACGAGTTAGAAGGCTTGACTCTACTTCTTTAAAGCTAATTCTAGAATCAATAAACGCTGAATCATACATGATTAGAGATATAAAATTTGCATTAGGCAGAAAATTGTACGTTTTAACTACTCCACAAGGTAGGAAGTTATTTTCAATAGATGGGGGTGACTCATTTATCGATTTAGGAGAGAGATTAAAAGGAGGGAATATTATAGATCTAAGTACTATATATAACATAAAGTTGAGAAGATTATATGCGTTATATTTAATGAAATTTTTATTCGAATATTACCAGAGATTCAGGGATCCAGACAAAAAGGCTGTTATAATTGTTGAGGAGGCTCAAAATTATTTTAATGGTAATAATGAGATATTGAAAAGGGCATTACAAGAAATTCGAAAATTCAACATAGGCTTATGTATAGTATCACAATCTCCTTCTAGTGTAGATCCAGAGGTTATGAAAAATACTAGTATAAAGATTATTCATTCTATTAAATCCAACTTAGATAAGAAGATAATATCAGATTCGATAGGCTTAGATAAAGAACAAATTAATATATTAGACAAATTAGATATAGGAGAAGCTGTTTTCATAGCTCCTAACATAAGGAAAAATATATTAATTAAAATTAAAAAAATCGGTTAG
- a CDS encoding TFIIB-type zinc ribbon-containing protein, whose translation MECPYCKSKNLVWDYKNGVIVCSSCGLVVDQIFDQSAYNDYEIENISSSKYITPQEIFLNKSSNFISKTNKILDINIKVNRVKKSRKNFEEKLIFYNGSIIRESSLISLKYIENNEKLFIVYDFIDRIPKFKDKHIKYKVALALYFYDIELFNKIEPMLGISKKYFRKILSTVKSKERAIIRSKIEELFSKAEHSMISERLTNQ comes from the coding sequence ATGGAATGTCCATACTGTAAAAGTAAAAACTTAGTATGGGATTATAAGAACGGCGTAATCGTGTGTAGTAGTTGCGGACTGGTAGTGGATCAAATTTTTGATCAAAGCGCATATAATGATTATGAAATAGAAAATATATCTAGCAGTAAATACATTACACCACAAGAAATTTTCTTAAATAAATCATCAAATTTTATAAGTAAAACAAACAAGATATTAGATATAAATATAAAGGTAAATAGAGTGAAAAAATCTAGAAAAAATTTCGAAGAAAAATTAATATTTTATAACGGAAGTATAATAAGAGAATCCTCGCTTATATCTTTAAAATATATAGAAAATAATGAGAAATTATTTATAGTATATGATTTCATTGATCGGATACCTAAGTTTAAGGATAAGCACATAAAATACAAGGTAGCCCTAGCTCTTTATTTCTATGATATAGAATTGTTTAATAAGATAGAACCTATGCTTGGTATTAGTAAGAAATACTTTAGAAAAATTTTATCTACCGTTAAATCTAAAGAACGTGCTATTATAAGGAGTAAAATTGAAGAACTATTTTCTAAGGCAGAACATAGCATGATATCTGAGAGGTTAACCAATCAATAA
- a CDS encoding 30S ribosomal protein S17e, with the protein MGNVYTKDIKRVAQELYEKFKDQVTADFYLNKKLVDMYVDVQSKKVKNRIAGYLTRFAKLSKEQATKEVAEEESEE; encoded by the coding sequence GTGGGAAATGTTTATACGAAAGACATAAAGAGAGTTGCTCAAGAATTATATGAGAAATTTAAGGATCAAGTTACAGCAGATTTTTACTTAAATAAGAAATTGGTTGACATGTACGTGGATGTTCAATCCAAAAAGGTAAAGAATAGAATAGCAGGGTATTTAACTAGATTTGCTAAATTAAGTAAAGAACAAGCCACTAAAGAAGTGGCCGAAGAGGAAAGTGAAGAGTAG
- a CDS encoding MoaD/ThiS family protein, giving the protein MKLTIIFRGPLAVTLGNEKIEYNGEEKSIIEVIKKLDNNKGILYDYKLKNIKSGYIILVNGKDYRLLEDNKIKDGDIIEIIPINHGG; this is encoded by the coding sequence ATGAAATTAACTATAATTTTTAGGGGACCTTTAGCCGTCACTTTAGGCAATGAGAAAATAGAATATAATGGCGAGGAGAAGTCTATAATCGAGGTTATAAAGAAACTAGATAATAATAAAGGTATTTTATATGATTATAAATTAAAAAATATTAAATCTGGATATATAATACTAGTTAATGGCAAAGATTACAGATTATTAGAAGATAATAAAATAAAAGACGGAGACATTATAGAAATAATTCCGATAAATCATGGTGGTTAA
- a CDS encoding ribonuclease BN produces the protein MTENNDIDKFIVINDLKQRGKKGKISGKYIYLESGSRKYIIKTLNENNKVSVKEIEDFVEFSSKVDKESVIAIVDKYGDVSYYFLSEIKLNKKGGSVDII, from the coding sequence ATGACAGAAAATAATGATATTGATAAATTTATAGTTATTAATGATTTAAAACAAAGGGGCAAGAAGGGAAAAATCTCTGGAAAATATATTTATTTAGAATCTGGGAGTAGGAAATATATAATTAAGACTTTAAATGAGAATAACAAAGTTAGCGTAAAAGAGATAGAAGATTTTGTAGAATTTTCCTCGAAAGTAGATAAGGAAAGTGTAATAGCTATAGTTGATAAATACGGGGATGTAAGTTACTATTTTTTGTCAGAAATAAAATTAAATAAGAAGGGGGGAAGTGTTGATATCATATGA
- the thsB gene encoding thermosome subunit beta yields the protein MASTATVATTPEGIPVIILKEGSSRTYGKEALRINIAAVKAVEEALKTTYGPRGMDKMLVDSLGDITITNDGATILDKMDLQHPAAKLLVQIAKGQDEETADGTKTAVILAGELVKKAEELLYKEIHPTIIVSGFKKAEEQALKTIQEIATSVSINDTDILRKVAITSLYSKAVAGAREYLADIVVKAVTQVAELRGNKWYVDLDNIQIVKKHGGSINDTQIVYGIVVDKEVVHPGMPKRVENAKIALLDASLEVEKPELDAEIRINDPTQMQKFLEEEENILKEKVEKIAQTGANVVICQKGIDEVAQHYLAKKGILAVRRAKKSDLEKLARATGGRVVSNIDELTPQDLGYAALVEERKVGEDKMVFVEGAKNPKAVSILIRGGLERVVDETERALRDALGTVADVIRDGRAVAGGGAVEIEIAKRLRKYAPQVGGKEQLAIEAYANALESLVMILIENGGYDPIDLIVKLRSAHENETNKWVGINVYTGQIEDMWRLGVIEPALVKINAIKAATEAATLILRIDDLIAAGKKSESKGGEKGGESKPSEED from the coding sequence ATGGCATCCACAGCTACAGTAGCAACCACTCCTGAAGGTATCCCAGTTATAATATTAAAGGAAGGATCAAGTAGAACTTATGGTAAAGAGGCACTAAGAATAAACATAGCTGCTGTAAAAGCAGTAGAAGAAGCCTTGAAGACTACTTATGGACCTAGAGGAATGGATAAAATGCTAGTAGACAGCCTAGGCGATATAACAATTACTAATGATGGCGCTACCATACTAGACAAAATGGATCTACAACACCCAGCCGCTAAGCTCCTAGTACAGATAGCAAAAGGGCAAGACGAGGAAACTGCAGACGGTACTAAGACAGCTGTAATATTAGCAGGAGAGTTAGTTAAAAAAGCTGAAGAACTATTATATAAGGAAATTCATCCAACGATAATTGTCAGCGGATTTAAGAAAGCTGAAGAACAAGCTTTGAAAACAATACAAGAAATTGCTACCAGTGTCTCAATAAACGATACTGACATTCTAAGAAAGGTAGCAATAACATCTTTATATAGTAAGGCTGTAGCCGGTGCAAGAGAGTACTTAGCAGACATAGTAGTAAAGGCTGTAACTCAGGTAGCCGAGTTAAGAGGAAATAAGTGGTACGTTGATCTAGATAACATACAAATAGTAAAGAAACATGGCGGAAGTATAAATGATACGCAAATAGTGTACGGTATTGTAGTTGATAAAGAAGTAGTACATCCTGGAATGCCTAAGAGAGTTGAAAACGCTAAAATAGCTTTGCTAGACGCCTCACTAGAGGTCGAAAAGCCTGAGCTTGACGCTGAAATTAGAATTAATGACCCAACTCAAATGCAGAAGTTCCTAGAAGAAGAAGAAAACATACTCAAAGAGAAAGTTGAGAAAATAGCCCAAACTGGCGCTAACGTTGTTATATGCCAGAAAGGCATCGATGAAGTAGCTCAGCACTATTTAGCTAAGAAAGGAATTCTTGCAGTAAGGAGAGCTAAGAAGAGTGACCTAGAAAAACTAGCAAGAGCCACTGGAGGTAGAGTTGTGTCTAACATTGACGAACTAACACCTCAAGACTTAGGATATGCTGCACTTGTTGAAGAGAGGAAAGTAGGAGAGGATAAAATGGTATTCGTTGAAGGAGCAAAGAACCCCAAGGCCGTAAGCATATTGATCAGAGGAGGTTTAGAAAGAGTAGTTGACGAGACTGAAAGAGCTTTAAGAGACGCACTAGGTACTGTAGCGGATGTGATAAGAGATGGTAGAGCTGTAGCCGGTGGAGGAGCAGTAGAAATAGAGATAGCAAAGAGATTAAGGAAGTACGCTCCTCAAGTTGGCGGAAAAGAGCAACTAGCCATTGAAGCTTATGCTAACGCATTAGAGAGCTTAGTTATGATACTCATAGAGAACGGCGGATACGATCCAATAGACCTAATAGTAAAGTTAAGAAGTGCTCACGAGAATGAAACAAATAAGTGGGTGGGAATTAACGTTTACACTGGACAGATAGAAGATATGTGGAGGCTAGGAGTAATTGAACCGGCACTAGTTAAGATTAATGCTATAAAAGCTGCTACAGAAGCTGCTACATTAATCTTAAGAATAGACGACTTAATAGCTGCTGGTAAGAAGAGTGAAAGTAAAGGAGGAGAAAAAGGAGGAGAAAGTAAGCCCTCCGAAGAAGACTAA